The following coding sequences lie in one Jonesia denitrificans DSM 20603 genomic window:
- a CDS encoding ExeM/NucH family extracellular endonuclease, whose product MTYTPRTRHTAALLLTGALIATPLSTLSATANTTPTITPIAQIQGTGDATPLAGQQVTTRGVVTASYPTGGFRGFIIQTPGTGDNTDNASQALFIYAASTNLPAVGDYVEVTGTAGEYNGLTQLSQPSVTPLDESVDAPLPYTGQWPRTDEERERLESMLYQPSAPFTVTNTYSTNQYGELGLAFGDTPLQQPTDVARPGTDDAAGVESDNAARTVVLDDGATTNFFSTKTATPPYISVTDPVRVGAPVTFDEPVVVDYRNGTWKLNPTSAITPGDEPVTVKNTRTNAPTKETLGDADITLASFNVLNYFTTTGEDWINAGHTCSSYTDKDGQAITTRSCSDNGPRGAWDTESFTRQQNKIVAAINALDASVVGLLEIENSAALGEDTDEATTTLVAALNAAAGEKRWAAVASSQQLPPASEQDAITNAIIYQVDHVELLGQPQALGDKSGAGQAFSNAREPIGQAFIPATDGEPFFYVVNHFKSKGSAGPLPGDDDQGDGQGSSNASRVAQATALTQWVPTALDTIAKETGTTITDVALAGDFNAYTREDPMTVLSDAGYTNAAATHAPDKASYSYQGLSGSLDHILYNDSFADRITGADIWNINAPESIALEYSRYNYHGTVFYENNAYRSSDHDPVIVGVTAGSGTTTPATIDLNILDINDFHGRIDANTVAFAGTIEEARSEHPDTTVFLSAGDNIGASLFASSVADDKPTLDVLNTLDLAASAVGNHEFDVSFDHLTTQIKEWSQFPYLGANVYTKGTTTPALDEYTVIDVDGVAVGVIGAVTEETPSLVTPGGIADIEFGDPVDAVNRVAEQLTDGDDTNGEADVIVALYHEGASAGTPDGSTLEEEIDAGGVFADIATLTSAEVDAIFTGHTHKQYAWLADNNGTERPIIQTGSYGDHIGQAVLTLDTTTKEVVAARATNIARTTTPASELIATYPRVAQVSQIVDDALAHAQEVGARQVGSITADITTAYRDGEYVDGIYTGGSRDDRSSASTLGTLVANSLRDTLQTPERGGADFGVVNPGGLRADLLYGDDGVITYAQANAVLPFVNNLWTTSLTGAQVKTLLEQQWQRTASGEVPSRPYLQLGLSDNVTYTFDASRDEGDRITSVSIDGQPLDTQRTYVVGTFSFLAQGGDNFHVLKDGTNTKDSGLIDREAWIAYLTANKDLAPDFARQGVSVSPLPTTVTTGDTLTTTVSDLNLTSLGSPANTRLTVEFLGGDLNDTVTAGEVTVAQEQRGTAQVALEVPDSAAGAGQVRFTAQPSGTTVTIPIDVTADSTPPAADYTTTTSLDTGKKHYAGAPIRMSVTVKATPATNATTNGAQGRGKGSHHGKKTPKVTGTVDIVADGETIATGPVKNGRAHLTVTLPAGSHSLTAVFTATDDTTFSGSTSPETKVTIAKNTSDVRTKVKPGKVTTDKPAQVVITVTAKKQGAAPTGDITIKDGTTTIASGKLTPGKKSSSTVTVELTDLPRGTYKKLVALYDGDTNTKGSQETIRTIIVR is encoded by the coding sequence ATGACATACACACCGCGCACGCGCCACACAGCAGCTCTCCTGCTGACCGGAGCGCTCATCGCGACTCCACTCAGTACGCTGTCCGCAACAGCAAACACCACCCCTACAATCACCCCCATCGCGCAGATCCAAGGAACAGGCGACGCGACACCACTCGCTGGACAACAAGTGACCACCCGTGGGGTCGTCACCGCGAGCTACCCCACCGGTGGGTTCCGCGGATTTATCATCCAAACACCAGGGACCGGCGACAACACAGACAACGCCTCACAAGCACTTTTCATCTACGCCGCCTCCACAAACCTCCCCGCCGTCGGTGACTACGTCGAAGTGACCGGAACCGCCGGCGAATACAACGGACTCACCCAACTATCACAACCCTCAGTGACACCACTGGACGAGTCAGTTGACGCACCACTGCCCTACACCGGGCAGTGGCCGCGCACCGATGAAGAACGCGAACGTCTCGAATCCATGCTCTACCAGCCGTCCGCGCCCTTCACCGTCACCAACACCTACTCCACCAACCAATACGGAGAACTCGGTCTCGCTTTCGGTGACACCCCCCTGCAACAGCCCACCGATGTGGCTCGCCCAGGGACAGATGACGCTGCAGGGGTCGAATCCGACAATGCTGCCCGCACAGTTGTCCTCGACGACGGCGCCACCACGAACTTCTTCTCCACAAAAACAGCCACACCCCCCTACATCTCCGTGACTGACCCAGTGCGAGTTGGGGCACCAGTCACCTTCGACGAACCCGTCGTCGTGGACTACCGCAACGGCACCTGGAAACTTAACCCCACCAGTGCCATCACCCCTGGTGATGAACCCGTTACAGTCAAAAACACCCGCACCAACGCACCCACCAAAGAAACACTCGGTGACGCAGACATCACCCTGGCATCGTTCAACGTCCTTAACTACTTCACCACCACTGGTGAAGACTGGATCAACGCCGGACACACCTGCTCGTCCTACACAGACAAAGACGGTCAAGCAATCACTACCCGCTCCTGCAGCGACAACGGCCCACGCGGAGCCTGGGACACCGAAAGCTTCACCCGGCAACAAAACAAAATAGTCGCCGCGATTAACGCACTGGACGCCAGCGTCGTCGGACTGCTAGAAATCGAAAACTCCGCAGCCCTTGGCGAAGACACCGACGAAGCGACCACCACCCTCGTTGCTGCCCTCAACGCAGCCGCAGGCGAAAAACGATGGGCAGCAGTCGCATCGTCACAGCAACTTCCCCCAGCCAGCGAACAAGACGCCATCACCAACGCGATCATCTACCAAGTTGACCACGTTGAACTACTGGGACAACCACAGGCACTAGGGGACAAATCAGGGGCCGGACAAGCCTTCTCCAACGCCCGTGAACCCATCGGGCAAGCCTTCATCCCGGCCACAGACGGTGAACCCTTCTTCTACGTTGTGAACCACTTCAAATCAAAAGGATCAGCAGGTCCATTACCCGGTGACGACGACCAAGGTGATGGGCAAGGGTCCTCTAACGCATCACGAGTCGCCCAAGCAACCGCTCTCACCCAATGGGTACCCACCGCGCTCGACACCATCGCGAAGGAAACGGGTACCACCATCACCGATGTAGCGCTCGCTGGTGACTTCAACGCCTACACACGTGAAGACCCCATGACGGTCCTGTCCGATGCCGGGTACACCAATGCGGCAGCAACCCACGCTCCCGACAAAGCCAGCTACTCCTATCAAGGGCTGTCCGGGTCGCTGGACCACATCCTTTACAACGACTCCTTCGCAGACCGGATCACGGGCGCAGACATCTGGAACATCAACGCCCCAGAGTCCATTGCTCTGGAATACTCCCGGTACAACTACCACGGCACCGTCTTCTACGAGAACAACGCCTACCGTTCCTCGGACCACGACCCCGTCATCGTTGGGGTCACCGCAGGGTCAGGAACCACAACACCAGCAACAATTGACCTCAACATCTTGGACATCAACGATTTCCACGGACGTATCGACGCCAACACGGTCGCCTTCGCAGGAACCATTGAAGAAGCCCGCAGTGAGCACCCTGACACCACAGTGTTCCTCTCCGCAGGAGACAACATTGGGGCCTCCCTGTTTGCCTCCTCAGTCGCAGACGACAAACCCACCCTCGATGTGCTCAACACCCTCGACCTTGCCGCATCAGCTGTCGGGAACCACGAATTTGACGTCTCCTTCGACCACCTCACCACCCAAATCAAGGAATGGTCACAGTTCCCCTACCTTGGGGCCAACGTCTACACCAAGGGCACAACCACCCCAGCACTGGATGAGTACACAGTCATCGACGTTGACGGAGTTGCCGTTGGGGTGATTGGCGCGGTCACCGAGGAAACTCCTTCCCTCGTGACCCCCGGTGGTATCGCAGACATCGAGTTCGGTGACCCAGTCGATGCAGTGAACCGAGTGGCCGAACAGCTCACTGACGGTGATGACACCAACGGTGAAGCTGACGTCATCGTCGCGCTCTACCACGAAGGAGCAAGTGCCGGAACACCTGACGGATCAACACTCGAGGAAGAAATCGACGCTGGGGGAGTGTTCGCTGACATTGCGACCCTCACCTCCGCAGAAGTTGATGCTATTTTCACAGGTCACACTCACAAACAGTACGCCTGGCTCGCAGACAACAACGGCACCGAACGCCCCATCATCCAAACAGGGTCCTACGGTGACCACATTGGCCAGGCAGTGTTGACGCTCGATACCACAACAAAAGAGGTTGTTGCGGCACGTGCCACCAATATCGCACGCACCACAACCCCCGCATCGGAACTCATCGCCACCTACCCACGTGTGGCACAGGTGTCACAGATCGTTGACGATGCCCTCGCTCATGCACAAGAAGTCGGTGCGCGTCAGGTCGGGTCCATCACTGCTGACATCACCACGGCCTACCGCGACGGGGAATACGTGGACGGAATCTACACAGGTGGCTCTCGTGACGACCGTTCCTCTGCGTCCACACTCGGCACACTGGTGGCGAACTCGTTGCGAGACACACTCCAGACCCCAGAACGCGGCGGAGCAGATTTTGGTGTCGTCAACCCAGGTGGATTACGGGCAGACCTACTCTACGGTGATGACGGTGTTATCACCTACGCGCAAGCAAACGCCGTCCTCCCATTTGTCAACAACCTATGGACAACATCGCTCACAGGTGCACAAGTCAAAACGCTCCTCGAACAACAATGGCAGCGCACAGCCTCAGGTGAAGTACCCAGTAGGCCCTACCTCCAGCTAGGACTCTCCGACAATGTCACCTACACCTTCGATGCATCCCGTGACGAAGGAGACCGCATCACCTCAGTGAGTATCGACGGACAACCACTCGATACACAGCGCACCTATGTTGTCGGAACATTCTCATTCCTCGCACAAGGAGGCGACAACTTCCACGTCCTCAAAGACGGAACGAACACAAAAGACTCCGGTCTGATCGACCGAGAAGCGTGGATTGCTTACCTCACCGCGAACAAGGACCTCGCCCCTGACTTCGCTCGACAAGGTGTCTCAGTGTCCCCACTACCCACCACGGTGACAACCGGTGACACACTGACCACCACAGTCAGCGACCTCAACCTCACCAGCTTGGGTTCTCCTGCCAACACACGACTGACCGTCGAATTCCTTGGTGGAGACCTCAACGACACAGTGACAGCAGGCGAGGTGACGGTCGCACAAGAACAACGAGGAACCGCACAGGTGGCACTCGAGGTACCTGACAGTGCAGCAGGTGCAGGACAGGTGCGTTTCACGGCGCAACCATCTGGCACAACAGTGACCATTCCCATTGACGTGACCGCAGACTCCACACCCCCAGCAGCCGACTACACGACAACAACATCGCTCGACACCGGCAAGAAACACTATGCGGGAGCACCCATCCGCATGTCCGTGACGGTGAAAGCCACACCTGCAACGAACGCCACCACCAACGGTGCGCAAGGCCGTGGCAAAGGATCACACCACGGAAAGAAAACCCCGAAAGTTACCGGCACAGTGGACATTGTCGCTGATGGTGAAACCATCGCCACCGGCCCGGTCAAGAATGGCCGTGCCCACCTCACCGTGACACTCCCAGCAGGTTCACACAGCCTCACAGCAGTGTTCACAGCCACAGATGACACCACATTCAGTGGTTCGACTTCGCCCGAAACCAAGGTCACCATCGCGAAAAACACCAGCGATGTCCGCACCAAGGTCAAGCCCGGGAAAGTGACCACAGACAAACCAGCCCAGGTCGTCATCACAGTCACCGCGAAAAAGCAGGGTGCCGCCCCCACAGGTGACATCACCATCAAAGATGGCACCACAACGATCGCAT